The genomic stretch CATGGTATCCTCAGGAAGATCACAATAGGCATTACCCTGAGAAGAAGCACATGGCATAAGCTACCTGCATTTTCCAAACTCTGGTAGGGTATACAAGGAGTGTTCCTACAGGTATGTTATGTATGTTGCTTACCTCTCCGGTCAGATGTGCTACACATCTCTTCTCGGCAAGAAGCTCAGCCTCGGTCTGTAGAAAATTGGTTGCATTCACAAGGCTGACGGTGGTGAATCATCCTTGTCTTAAGTGTATATAAAGCGAGACATACCTTTTTTATACGCTCACGGAGGTAATCATCAAATATCACATCCTTCGCTAGTTCATAGTCACCATCTCCCTGAGAAATAACATGATTTTGTTTAAAGACATTTCCAAATACAAGAGTGAGACCAAAAATCTATATAAGGGTAAGGGTACCTTCGATCTGCATGGCATGCTGAACACAATATCCTCTGCTATGCCATAAGGATTTCCAGTGGAATAAACCTGCAATATACTAGTGAAATTTTAGATGAATAAATGAACAAACATAATTCTGAGCACTTGTATGATTTCAGAAAAGGATTTGATTTTCCGTGAGTGTTCCGATTCCTTTTCTAGTATTCTGAAGGTTAACTTTAACTTAAATCAATGAGTACATTGATTATGAACTCATGCTTCAGCCATCCCTAAGATGACACTTTTCTTTACTGGCTAGTCACCGAGATATCTCCATGACTTGATGACCCTCAAATTGCATCTCCCATATATTACTGTGACCAAGAAGTCTCTTTTTAACTTGTCATATAAGTATATTCAAGGCAGCTAAGTGTACAAGGCCAGGTAATTGATGGACATAACAGTCTTCAAATCTATGATTTCATCTATAAGTTTCACATATCTTTTCCACCAAAGTACACAAACACAAATAAAAACGGCTCTGAGTTCTCGAGTCAAAAACATTAAACTAAGAACACTTGACAGCTAATAATAAGAGCAGTTAGATTACTTTCCTTCCATGTATATGGTTATTATTGTTTGCACACATAAGAACAAACAGAAAACATTACATTAGATGCTAGAAATGGAAGTCAAATGCCAAAGTACCAAAAAGGTATGATAGATTCTAAAATGAAGTctgttatataataattttacccCTGAAGAGAACCAATCGCCATCTGGTGTGGGAGTGATGAGGGACCTTATGGCATCAACAATGGAAACAGCAGTAGATGCAGCAGAAGATCTACCCCATTTTTGTATAAGGACACCACCACGCTGAAAATGAAATAACAATGCCAGCATAAACTAATCAAAACTGTCTCATCCTGGCATATTTACAGTAAATATGATTAACATATAATCAGTACACCTTTTGAACTCTTTCAGTAAACTCTTCCTTCAACCACTTGACATCAGTTATAACTTCGGTTACTGGCATGCCATTGATTTTAGCATTTAAAAAGTCAGGAACCTGGTAGAGTGAAATGCAAACAAAATGGTTACttgaataaaatatttcttttaatatgCTTTAATTTTACACTGATTAATTTTATCTTACTTCACCAAGCTGCAAGAAATTGATATTGATAAATAACACAAGATAAATATTAATACATTGGAAGAGTTTCTTGAATCCTGACCTGGGTTGTCGAGTGATTTCCCCAAATAGTCATGTTTGAGACTTTATCATAAAACACACCAGCTTTGAGGGCCAGCTGTAGATATCACGACAAAGAAATGTTACTGTTAATTCATAAATGTAGAATACTAGAAAAGTTACAAACAGCAGTTtaagaaataaaaacaaaaaaaaaattgtcataAGCAACCTGGCATTTGGCTCTGTTCTCATCCAACCTGGTTAAGGCATGGAAATTTTTGGCAGGTATATTTGGTGCATTCTTTAAACAAATAAGTGCACTGAAAAGAGTAAGTTTTCAGTGGATTAGCACTCAGCTCTACTGAAGACATCAAGTAGAAGTTATTGGTAGATATCAACCAGAAGTTATTGGTCATACTTTGTATTGCATGGGTTACCCACGACAATAACTTTCACATTGCGTGATGCCACATCATTGAGTGCTTTTCCCTGAATTTTGTTTTCAAATATCAAAGATGCAACAAATATCATCCTCCTAAATCTTATGTACATATGTACccaaaaagatgaagaacctGTTCAGCAAAAATCTGCCCGTTAATATCTAGTAAGCCTGCTCGCTCCATTCCAGGGCCTCTGGGCTTTGCCCCAATCAGAAGTGCCCATTCTGCATCCTGAAACACTTCATAGGGATCTTTTCCAATGCTTACCTCCCTCAACAGAGGATATAGGGAGTCCTCCAGTTCCATTGCCACTCCTATACTTTCCAAATAATTGGAAGGAGGTAATAAGCCATTGAAAGAGAATAATTACAAAGTATATTTCATATGAGAGCTTCTGCATCAAGTCTTAAACCAACTAAATAATCATTACCTTCGAGAGCTTGAAATGATCTTTCAGAACCCAACAACTTCAAGGCAATTGGCTGATCTGGCCCAAAAACCTCACCAGAAGCAAGCTGAAACCTCAAACAAAATAGTGAATTACTCAACAAGATTCAAAGAACTatctatgtatatgtacatgtaaaaACATGAATGCATATAAGcaaatatgtatatacacacatacatcatGCCAACCTACACATATCTGAACTAAGATGCATAAACATAAAACAACAGAAGAGAAGCCAATAGATCATGTACAAAATAAATCAACAAATGTTGATATAAATGAAACGCATTTTAGATTTTTCACTAGTTAGTTGTTGGTGTAACTGCACTAGCAAGAACACTGAAAATATGCCCAAATGCAAGAAGTCCAAGGTTCTATACATTATCAACTTATGTAGAATGAATTATGAAGATGTTCAAAATATCTGCTTAGAGAATTATGAACAGTATTTTTACGATAGTGAACAGTTTCAGTCAGATTttgaattgatttcatcaaaaagcTATAGAAAGTTTCTGCCCCATTCAGAAGCCTATGGAATATTGGAGGCATTATGTCAGCACATGTAAAAGAGAATAGGCAAAAGAGCTTTCAAATACGAACCAAAAACACAATTCCTATTCTGTTCGACCATCAAGAACAATTAAAAA from Musa acuminata AAA Group cultivar baxijiao chromosome BXJ1-3, Cavendish_Baxijiao_AAA, whole genome shotgun sequence encodes the following:
- the LOC135623125 gene encoding malate dehydrogenase [NADP] 1, chloroplastic-like, with amino-acid sequence MALLEISPSYAGSRALPPNDLSSRPINPLLAFKNRRPSLPCSARRIPRILCSVSPNQVQAPVLSATPAGATIKRECFGVFCTTYDLKAADKTKSWKGLINIAVSGAAGMISNHLLFKLASGEVFGPDQPIALKLLGSERSFQALEGVAMELEDSLYPLLREVSIGKDPYEVFQDAEWALLIGAKPRGPGMERAGLLDINGQIFAEQGKALNDVASRNVKVIVVGNPCNTNALICLKNAPNIPAKNFHALTRLDENRAKCQLALKAGVFYDKVSNMTIWGNHSTTQVPDFLNAKINGMPVTEVITDVKWLKEEFTERVQKRGGVLIQKWGRSSAASTAVSIVDAIRSLITPTPDGDWFSSGVYSTGNPYGIAEDIVFSMPCRSKGDGDYELAKDVIFDDYLRERIKKTEAELLAEKRCVAHLTGEGNAYCDLPEDTMLPGEQ